The DNA region CGGTGTGATCGTAAATCACATTAAAAATTGCATCATAATATCATAACGATCAAATCATAACACCGCATCAGCCTGCGTTGGACCACATCAGTGTACTGATAGATTATCCATTACTAACAAAAATCATTTAATCTatctttctttctatttttataatatatttaataaggTAAGTTTTGAAGGTGTTACTGGATGACGAATTATTAATGAcatatatatgaaaaattaaagaCAAAATAGACCACATgtgaaatataaattaaatataaagtaTAATATTTTATGCTCTAAGAATTAAATTCACGCGGCAACAACCGCAATCTGCATCGCAGTGGCTGCAACCTGTAATACCTGCAACAGCAGTGACCGCAACCGCTTcctcaatttaaaaccatggtaaTAATACAACCCAATTTTTTTACTCATAACCAAAAACCATCGAAAGAACCAAAGGCTGAGAACCGGCTACTAAAGAACCACAAACTAAGGAATCGAAAGCCATCCAGAACCAAATGTTTTATGTGGAATTCGTATAAATCAGAAGTCGATTATCACAGAAGGCGCCTATTCGGTTATGCCTTGCTGTGATGGATTTGCGCTTCGATGCTGTGGAAAGGGGCTGAGATTTAACGTCCAAGTCACTTAAAGGCACAGTTATTTGCAAAGTTAAGAAGCAGAAAAATCTAAAATTTATTACAAGCTTCTACCAAACAGGTTGAAGCATAttctttatttaaaaatagtagTTATTTATTACACAAGCTGCTAGTAATATATAAGCAAGATCATTATTTAAAATAGTAGTTATATATTTATTACAAGCTGCTAGTAATATTAGACATAGCTTGGAGTATTTCTTTCCAAGTCTGATGTGAATGACCATGAATGGATGTTGAAGGATACATCAGTTACCGAAGTAGCAGATAGACCAACTCTAACCGTGTTCGGGAGCACAGTTTTCAAATCAATGACTTGAGCAATGGTGGAAAATTGATTATTCTCATAAAAGACAATAGCAGTCAATGCGTTAGAAGGAGAGTCATAGATTATACTTACTCTTGTGAATGAACCATTCTCCCAGTTGTATCTCACGGTCTTGGTCGAAATTAAAGAGTTGACGTCGATTCCAATATGTCTCGTTTCAGGATCCCAAGAATAGGAGTAAAGATCAAACTCTACACCAACAAATTGATTTATTGAAGTTTTACTATCAACGACTCCCAGATATGGACCGTTTGAGTTGTTGGGAATCACACTATCTACTGGTGCAATAAAAAAGATCAATCCATTAGTTGGAGAATCTCTCGTCGTCTCTATGTCGAACGTAAAGGAAGTGACGAAACTCGCCACTTCGCCCGTAGCGTTGTCCCAAAGCGGTATGGGAGTGGTAGTTAGGGCACGACCTGTAGATGCAAAATATTCACCTGGAGGAAATGGTGAACGTTGTGTCAGTGTTAAGACTCCACTGGGTGAAAACTGGGCATCACCTTGTAGGATGACGTTAGAAATAGAATCACTATGGGTGAGTTTGGTGAAATTGAAGGACATTGCTTGTGCTGAGTTGAGATTTGTTGCTAACAAGAGAAAGATGAGTGAAACAAGAGAAGATAGTTTCTGAGTTGGAAGGTTTGTAGCCATGATGGTACTATGCAAGTTTTGATACCAAGTTGTGAATGAGGATTGTTGGTTTCTCGCAACTATATATAGAAACACTACGGTTTGCTTTTGCtatcatatttaattaaaaataattgacaATTATTGTAAAGAGTAATCTTATCTTATGGATAAACATCTTTTCATGATAAAATATTTACTAGAAAATgacataataaatttttaaagtttaataGTAATCTACTGTCGGTATATAGAAGTATTACATACATCaataagaatattttaaaatattaaatcataaaagtattataaaatttataatatgatTCAGCAGAATATATAATTGTCAtttgttaaaattataaaaataatttacacagTAAGAACACCACTTTTTTCTCTAACATTTACGCACTTTGTTTACAACATCActcattaaaataattattggTTAGGAGTGACATTcagagaaaatataaaatatagtgCAAGCTTAATTAAAGAAATCTGAGATTTTCATATTTAGGAAAAACAATTAGAAAGTGCACTAAAAAAATCAACATCATAATCCGAATCAATATTTGAAGAATTTTATAGAGATTCAGATCATGCACTATTTGAGAATCGtattattcaaataaatttaatctATAAAATAATCACTATGATTTTTAAATATGTCTTTGGTTGGTTATTCTAATCTTCAAAAAATGCTTTTCATGAATCAATGAATCATATCTTGATACGAACCATTCTAAAACAAACGCCCTATGAATTATACAAGGAGAAAAAGTCGAATATCTCTCACTTCCATGTTTTTGGGTGCAAATGCTACATCCATAATAACAGAAAAGATAATTTAGGAAAATTTGACGCAAAAGCTGATGAAGGCATATTTTTAGGATATTTCACTTCTAACAAAGCTTTTAGAATTTATAAGACAAAAAACTAATCAGCGGAAGAATCAATCCATGTTACCTTTGATGAAACTAACCCCAAAATTGTAGAAGTTATTGATTGTGCAGGTATTCTCGAAAGAACAAATATGGAAGACAATTCAGAACCAACACAGAATGACAATAATGATGAAGTCATAACTAAAGACCAAatcaagaaaaaaatgaaattactCAGCCAGAAATACAAGAGTCTAAAAAAGAATGGAGACTAACAAAAGATCATCCAATACAGAATGTAATTGGGAATATGTCTAAAGGAGTTACCACCATACGATCACTCAACAAGGTACGTAATTCTATGGCTTTTGTTTCACAAATTGAGTCAAAAGAAGTCGACAAAGCTATCACCAATGAATATTTGTCccttgctatgcaagaagagttaaatcaatttGAGCGAAACAACATTTGGGAACTTTTTCCCAAAGATTCAACGAATCTGGTAATTTGAACCAATGGGTCTTTCGCAACAAGCTAGATGAAGAAGacaatgttttaaaaaacaaagctAGACTAGTTCCGAAAGGATATAACCAACAGAGGGAATAGATTTCGATGAAACCAATGCTCATGTGGCCAGATTAGAAGCCATAAGAATGTTATTAGCTTTTTCATGCATCATGGACTTCAAACTATTTCAAATGGACGtaaaaagtgattttttaaatGGATACATTCAAGAGGAGACATTTTTTGACCAGCTTTTTGGATTTATTAATACCACCAGACCACATGATTAAACTTATAAAAGCACTATATGgcttaaaacaagctcctagaacATGGTATAATCGCCTAAGTAAGTTTTTACTTGAAAACAAATTTGAACAAGGACAAGTTGATAAAAATCTCTTTATTATGAAAACAGAATATGATATATTACtagttcaaatatatgttgatgatatcattttcgGTGCTACTAACGAATCATTGTGTAAGGAATTTAATGAAATAATGCAGAATAAATTTGAAATGTCTATGATGGAAGAATTAAAGTACTTTCTAGGGCTCAGATCTATCAAACCAAACGAGGAACATTCATAAACCAAGTTAAATATTGCAAAGAGTTACTCAAAAGGTTTGATAAGGAAAGATCAAATGTAATGACAACACCAATGTCAACATCATGCTCCCTAGACAAAGATGAAGACGAAAAACAGGTCGATGAAAGAaaatatcgaggtatgattgggtcaatATTATATTTAACTGCATCCAGATATGATATAATATTTTATGTATGCATGTTTGCACGCTTTCAAGCATATGCTAAAGAATCACATCTCAGCACCGTAAAGCGCATAATGATATATTTCACAAGCACACAACAAATGAGTCTATGGTACCCCAAAGGAATCGAATGTAACTTAGTAGGATACCCAGACTCCAATTTTGCAGGATGTTTACTAGATAGAAAAATACCAGTGGTACATGCCACCTAATTGGAAACTCATTTGTTTCCTGGTATAGTAAAAAACAAGCTACTGTTGCTCTATCCACAACTAAGGCATAATATGTCactgccggaagctgctgtgcccAAATCATGTGgataaaacaataattaaatgacCATGGTGTCAAAATAGAAGTTGTACCAATAAGATGTGACAACACTAGTGCAATAAACCTCACCAAAAACCATATACTTCATTCTCGCGCCAAACATATTGGCATTAGGAACCACTTTAAAAGGGATCACATAGAAAAAGGTGAATGCATGCTTAATTTTATAGACTCATACAATCAACTCGTAGATATATTCATTAAACCACTTCCAAAAGAGAATTTCTTCTTTATAAGAACAAAACTTGGAACTCTAAATCAATCATGCATAAGTAACTACACGTGAACCTATGTGCCATTTAcatttttgataatgacaatggGGGAGAAATATACTCTCAGGGAAAAGGCGTATTTCCTATCTAACTCAGGGGGGCATTAAAATACTCCAAAATATATATTCTCTTTACTGCTTTATACCACATTGCCTGAGGGAtgcattgtcatcatcaaaaaggggtgaatatggatctatgtgcttgtatGTAACAACCAAGTTTTGATGACAACAACGCATCTACAAACATAAAGTACTCAAAGTTAACAATCAACAAATATGAAGTACTCAAAGTCAACTttcaacaaaaatgaaagaacCCAAAGTCTATTAAACAACTCAAGAAAAGtcctaaaaagtttttaaaaaataaagatatggAAGCTCGTCAGATCTTGTCAGTCTATCTGACTGAACTAAGTACTGTAAAAATAAGGTAGTAGCTTAAAAGTACTAaggcaacacacacacacacactttaaaaaaaaatttcctaaaagaaaaacattttaaaaaatgacATGGAAGCTGTGCCAAATAACTTAGGAGCTCTAGAAAtgacaaaaaggaaaattttgtctaatttaatcaattagaaaAGATCAAACTTACGCCCCAATACATTTCTACATCACCTAAACAATTGGCAACACACATATATCACAACCTTCCATTTTGAGAATCATAACAACCATATTCATTCAATTAAATTGATTAGATCAATTGATTAAATAGTTAATGAGGCCCATGGATTCTTTCCTTTCTTGGTGACTCCAACTATAAAGGGAGACCTCCCTCACTTGAAATCACGCCACTtttaacgatttaatttttgtttggaatttatctctCTAAGTTCTCTCCttctgttggctggagatttcgtttaaaggaaatattctttgaaggattgtgattcgaagaaagatggttactgatgaccatttctgagattaaaaatggctactgatggtcatgtttcgaggatgttgtttaagttggagtgaagatggttagaatcggagctaattcgaagtgaattatctttaagacttaaacgttttttgcggaatacgaagggtactgaagcttaacgtgttttcgtgacattctcggttctgatcacgttgccacgcgtcgaaagaggatttaggcgggaggatttgaatttcgaagtagtctgtgtaaccgaacaaggacataTGGcgtcccagggattcttgtgagcaacgtgacatcagattagtgtaggaccgttagggtcgaaattagtataaataagggtcttaatgttaggattccgtgtgttcattttgtacaaatcactcacaaatcactcaagtatcaagtgtttagagaacaagttcgctgagaaatgtacgtatgacaccaacaccattttaaatacatttgtatctttctttattcaagtcttttttcaattcctttatttttcgtttaactttcatttcgaagtaactttacgtttctgcatttaacattctagcacgttatattcttgcactttacatttctgcaatttacacgcttttgtttatattttctttGTCTAAAGTCATATTgacatgtataacaagtgttgtttcaagTGAATAATCATacgatcatatcacaaacaagttttcttgaagttggaacaaacaaatatgaacaaaatcatATGGAAAgataattgtttgactatgtcctaagatcaatctagtcgatcctgcgagtaaccaaagtatattttatagtttggaggactagcggttgtttaccggaaatcaccgtaaacaaattggcacgcccagtgggacagtgtcaaacagattgttattaattgattgttttttgttgtctagaaaatatcaagaccttgtatgaaccttaggaacggtaaattaaccaacagtgcacaaccgattcctaaacgaaggtacaacaagaaaatggtcactgtggccagtggagggggagatcaagatcccccacaggggtcaggaacaatagcggcaaattctacgcacgtttcgacttctactcaagaggcgcAGGAAATACCGGGTTCGACAGGATCTGcacccataggtagttcccaggctgtacccgaaaatacatcagggacaacagggactgttccagtctcGAGTTCGACTACCGTGCCTCCACTCACaggcgcaagcgagataccacttTTCTTGACAAACGCCGCAAGTCAATTATTTACCCTAGGACCATCATCCGCTTTTgaaggttggagacccaacaacccatatggaatgccatattcatacatcgTAGGATTACGAGGAACAGGGCCTACGTACCCTGCGCCTAACTCAACAGCGTTTTCGCCTAATGTCGgctcgataggtcgaagcgcacaaaacactggtttctctgcccaaatacctcccTTAACCACCAGTAGTCAAGCggcatttcgacaggaaatggatgcaagtaaccatgatatgttaggggtccttgctagagaattggggtcgatctttaatccgttagcaacaaacattgtCAGGACTAACCAAGAGAATGTAGAGACATATCAAAAAATATCGTCACAAATAGGACGAATGGCGTATTTCTTAGGAGTCCCGCAAAATaggcgaagaaacaaccaatcaacctatTAGGAAGGGGACCCAATTCTAGAACAAGTTCGAACCGCAGTACCTCCATCTAGGCCAGCGCCAGTCGAACGAAACCAAGTGGTAGATTTAGAAACTCAAAgtcaaacgactaacgttggTCGACAAGCAATTCCCCAGCAACAGCCTAGAGTAGTTGTAGTGggaagagacgaacatcctgacgaagttgtgcatagggttaggagagacaatttggcaacagaaaacaatctcattgccatgatagagaggataatggctaacaatggccttaatactggacttcaaCGTCCAAACTACACGTCCCCCATAcccgaatatattatgcaaacagaattaccaagaggtaccaaggtacccaaatttacgaagttttcaggggacactagtgaatcaacggtggaacacatagccagatatttgacggaagcaggggatctagcagggaacgaggatttaagaattaaatatttccctagtccgctaacaaaaaatgcttttatttggttcactaccttacccccaaattccatagacgcatgggcacacttggagagattattccatgaacaattctatatgggtcaaaccaagataagtctgaaagaattggctagcttcaagaggaagttcacggagcctatagatgattacttaaacaaGTTCCGTCtgatgaaatcaagatgcttcacggttgtcccagaacacgaattagtcgaaatggctgcaggcggtctagattattcaatcaaaaagaaactagatactcaatacctaagggatatggcccaattggcagacagggttcgacaagtcgaacgactaaaagcagaaaaggccagagcaaataaaagttacaagaaggagagggtagcataCATTGAAGCTGAAGACGTTGACGGAGAATCTTTCAAAGATTCATACAacgtggaagaggtcgaaatagatctagctgaattaaaagaagcaccgccttattcttgcaaattgctcactccttctaatggaaaaaatccagtagagaatgataaaagcgatagatttcctaagaaaacttatacatttgacgtcactaaatgtgacgaaatatttgatttgttagtaaaagatggccagatgatagtgcctcccaattcaaaaattcctccgttagaacaacggaagaaacgaggcttttgcaaatatcacggttttttaggccataaaacttcacaatgttttcttttcagggatctaattcagaatgctatcaaggatggacgtctgaaattcgctgataaaaccaagaatcatatgaaggttgacacagaccctttgagtgttgctgacactaacctgtgtgaaccacttgacgtcaacatgatggaagtatctgaaattgatgttgttgaatcggagataatttcaactggaaagcaggctactgaaagcctaaatgacaatacagtcttcaatactgatattGAAGAGTCCTTTGATGCAGAGATGACTGAATATCTGAAAgggaaaactagcgaggccactgaagacctcagggagAAACTTCAACAGATACAAatttctgaagctcctccggCAGATGTAACATGGTCAATGTCAGgcggcctttatctgaaatagaagaactagaaaagtggctgataagggagaaaggaaacattgaaatcccaccaagaggggagagtctgaaagattatctctggaattgtcatgagaaaaatggtggaaaaatgctgatgtgcccaaggtgttcaattatgctaaatcgaagggttcaagctaatgttgagagggccctacgagaaagaatggaacaaccctggagaggaggaaacctattgctaAAAGTATACCAAAGGACTGAAGAAAGTTTAGTAGGattcttggtcagatgtcacaaagaaaacactgaggttgtattgtgccccagatgtggagcagtctatgacgaactactagcacgatcattcgaaagagtatatttctacatgggtcgagaaactcagggacttcgtcccaacatgtatgtgttcgataATTGGACCCCGtcgaagaggcctgacagcccgcaccctagagctcgaagggtcacattcaaaatccccgcagacatacccagggatagatggatgcaagttgGTGCGAGGACCAACAAGTGgcaaagttgggaccaagggggaaaaactgcaatggcatataggaagcaatttcatACCTCAAattgagagatgtacaggttggagaattacaaaggcaaaaatcctatgtctagatcccaatggagaaggcaccagaggatggagaaggcccaaagggaatatAAACCAAAGGAGATCGGAGAGTCTAGTAGTAACCAAATCCCAACGCAGGGGGCAAGAACaagtaaacctccagtggaacgcaggttattcgattctgaaaatgagaaagaagaagagaagatgcattccagtccatggaaagaagacgataggatgacaaatgattttgactcagacggagtatcatctataaaccttaattgcaatgttgtgtcagtactccctcatgagtttaatcaagagacagaagctgaagattgtgaggaagctgatgcggAAGAGATGGCTagacacaaacctgtgtgttattatgtgctaaacaacggGGCAGTCGAAGAACATAATgccttcttcgagaggcctgatgaaggtatgagaaaccatctaaaaccactctacataagggctaagattgaaaatgttggcattaacaaagtcctagtagatggggggggcagcggtgaacctaatgccccaatacatgttgaagagaattggtatgttcgatactgatataaggccacataacatggtcttgtctaactatgaaggcaaaataggacaaactctaggagtcattcaagtgaatttaactgtgggttcggtcacaaggccaacgatgttcatggtgataccagcaaaggcgaattacaatcttttgctaggaagagagtggatccatggagttgctgcagtgccttcgacaatgcatcaaagattaaccatttggagggaagatggcatagtagaaaacATTGAAGGAGATCATAGTTACTACATGgccgaagttaatcaagtcaataaaaccagtttcgacaggaacttggcgaacataggaccttgccatgctgctgaagatatatacactccgaacaagaatgctttatactatttgtctttacacccaaatggattccaatggaatagagaaataatggacggtccagaagataccgcaccaatataCCATTTTCCAacgatacggccaacaggctgggatgacgacgttgATAATGTCTGAATCATCTTtcttcgaaaggatttcggcttacatagccgagaacaaaagaaagacggctctcgaagccgaattatcaaacatgactGTCAATTCAATTCAAAGAGAGGCAGAAACGACGGGTTCTGGGGTACATTCGATCCCTCAATTCCCTGAAGACACAGTCCAAGCTGAAAAGATCTCAGGTGAAGAGTtgagtcaaaggctggacgcAATCTACGGAGATCggaagagggtaacatacgtcagtACAAAATTAGATTCAGCTTTGAAATCAAGAGTCATCGCGTtattaaaaggaaacaaatattgcttcgcatgggattacgatgagatgcctggtttagggcgagatttggtcgaattaaagctgcccataaaggaagggaaaaagcccatcaaacaaactcctaggaggttcgcaccggagattcattcgaagatcaaagcagaggtcgaaagacttctacgatgcaagttcatcagaactacaaagtatgttgaatggattgctaatattgtgccagttattaaaaagaacggttcattaagagtatgcatagattttcgtgatctgaatgcagcaacgcctaaggatgaatatcccatgcctgtggcagaaatgctagtagattcagccaaAAGCTTccaatatctaagtatgttggatggatattcagggtataaccagatcttcattgcagaagaagatgtgtccaaaacaacttttcgttgcccaggggcaataggcacctacaaatgggttgtaatgccttttggtctaaaaaatgctggggcaacttatcaaagagcaatgaattctatattccatgattttatagaaacttttatgcaagtatacatagatgacattgttgtaaaatTTGTTTCAGATTACAGTCATctcgaccatctgagccaatcattcgaaagaataagaaaacatggcttaaagatgaatccccttaaatgtgctttctttgtgcaggctggagatttcctgggcttcttagtccacaaaaagggaatagaaattaatcagaataaaacaaaggatattgtggaaacaaagcctccatccacgaagaaagaacttcagtctttactaggaaagataaacttcttgagaagattcatctctaacttaagtggacgcacgcaagatTTTTCCCCTTTGCTTCGACTTAAGCAAGGAAGGTTtgaatggcatgctgaacatcaagaagcttttgaaaaaatcaagcaatacttgatgcatccaccaatattatctcccccaaatgggaagaagcacatgcgcctgtatatttcagcttcagataatacaataggtagcatgttagctcaagaagacgacaatggcatcgaaagagtcatttattacttaagtagagtactcaatgatgcagagactaggtatagcgcaatagaaaaactctgcctttgtttatatttctcttgtatcaaactcaagtatcatataaagccagttgatgtttatgtttcgtgtCATtgcgatgttattaaacatatgctatcaaaaccaatattgcatagtcgaattggcaagtgggctttggcccttactgagtactctttgatatttcaacccctcAAAGCAAGGAAAGGTCAGATCGTatgaaccctcaacaatatgtagaattgaagccttggaagttatacttcgatggttcaacccataaagaaggaatcggcgttggaatactaataatttctcctgatggaattccaacaaagctcaagtacaagattgaaggtcccttatgctctaACAAaaaagctgaatacgaagcactgatcgctggacttgaagctttgttagaattgggggcaaccagagtcgaaattaaaggagactccgaactagtgattaagcaattgacgaaagaatacaaatgtatcaaagagaatttgatcatgtattttgtcatagcaaataggctgcttaaaaaattcgaatgtgtggagttaaatcacgtctcaaggttaaataatcaagaagcgaatgatttggcgcaactagcctcaggatacagggtatcaaaagaaaaactagaggaactgatcgaagtgagaggcaaagcaatggccaccaagctttccccaagtgatctggagaactcacaattaggtttcgctaacaaagaggagtttgaagttttaaatatagactctttagcagacacagattggaggagtccaattgtgaactatttaaaagatccttcgacagacacggatagaaaggtaaagtattgagccttatcatacttcctgatgggaaatgaattgtttaagaaaactcctgaaggagttttgctaaagtgtttggatgaagcggaagcatatttgtctctctcaaatgtacatagcggagcatgtggtgcacaccaagcggggcacaaaatgaaatggcttttgtttcgatatggaatgtattggccctctatgttaaaagattgcatagaatttgcaaaaggatgtcaagaatgtcaagaacatgcaggtattcaacatgctcctgcaaatgaattaaattcaataataaaaccatggccttttagaggttgggcactagacttaattggggaaattcaccccaagtcttctaaaggtcagagatatatcttggtaggaatagactacttcacaaaatgggtcgaagcggtaccacttgcaaatgtggatcaggaggctatgattgagtttattcaaagacacattatatacagattcggaatcccggaaagtataaccacagatcaaggatcagtgtttactgggcgaaagatgcaagatttcgccaaagaaatggggttcaagttgtttacctctacaccttactacgctcaggcaaatggacaagttgaagcagcaaataagataataattggtctcataaagaaacacgtagggaaaaaacctaagagttggcataaaactctggaccaagcactctgggcctgtcgaacgtcgccaaaagaagctacaaacactacacgtttccaattgacgtttggacacgatgcagtgctcccagttgagatatacttgcaatcagtccggatccaaagacagggagaaattcctccaaacatatattgggaattgatgatgaacgaattggtggatttggacgaagacagacttcgagcgttggaaatgataaaaatacaaaaagaaagggtgtctagagcatataataaaaaggtgaaaggtaaaacatttattaataatgatttagtttggaaagttattttgcctatagatcgaaagaatcaggttttaggcaaatggtccccacactgggaaggacccttttgaattttaaaagtattctcaaataacacttatgaga from Vicia villosa cultivar HV-30 ecotype Madison, WI unplaced genomic scaffold, Vvil1.0 ctg.003334F_1_1, whole genome shotgun sequence includes:
- the LOC131640831 gene encoding nodule lectin-like; translated protein: MATNLPTQKLSSLVSLIFLLLATNLNSAQAMSFNFTKLTHSDSISNVILQGDAQFSPSGVLTLTQRSPFPPGEYFASTGRALTTTPIPLWDNATGEVASFVTSFTFDIETTRDSPTNGLIFFIAPVDSVIPNNSNGPYLGVVDSKTSINQFVGVEFDLYSYSWDPETRHIGIDVNSLISTKTVRYNWENGSFTRVSIIYDSPSNALTAIVFYENNQFSTIAQVIDLKTVLPNTVRVGLSATSVTDVSFNIHSWSFTSDLERNTPSYV